A single Apodemus sylvaticus chromosome 20, mApoSyl1.1, whole genome shotgun sequence DNA region contains:
- the Rps15 gene encoding 40S ribosomal protein S15 encodes MAEVEQKKKRTFRKFTYRGVDLDQLLDMSYEQLMQLYSARQRRRLNRGLRRKQHSLLKRLRKAKKEAPPMEKPEVVKTHLRDMIILPEMVGSMVGVYNGKTFNQVEIKPEMIGHYLGEFSITYKPVKHGRPGIGATHSSRFIPLK; translated from the exons ATG GCTGAAGTGGAGCAGAAGAAGAAGCGGACCTTCCGCAAGTTCACCTACCGTGGCGTAGACCTCGACCAACTGCTCGACATGTCCTA CGAGCAGCTGATGCAGCTGTACAGCGCCCGCCAGAGGCGCCGCCTAAACCGCGGCCTGCGCCGCAAGCAGCACTCGCTGCTCAAGCGCTTGAGAAAGGCCAAGAAGGAGGCGCCACCCATGGAGAAGCCCGAGGTGGTGAAGACGCACCTGCGCGACATGATCATTCTGCCCGAGATGGTCGGCAGCATGGTGGGCGTGTACAACGGCAAGACCTTCAACCAAGTGGAGATCAAA CCCGAGATGATCGGCCACTACCTGGGCGAGTTCTCCATCACCTACAAGCCCGTGAAGCACGGCCGGCCGGGTATCGGTGCCACCCACTCCTCCCGGTTCATCCCCCTCAAGTAG